A genomic segment from Bacillus cereus G9842 encodes:
- the asnB gene encoding asparagine synthase (glutamine-hydrolyzing), with protein sequence MCGITGWVDYKRSLEGERDVVTKMAETLAKRGPDDNKVWIKGNVAFGHKRLIVVDPEGGKQPMTCLKDETNYAICYNGELYNTEDIRKELLRRGYTFKGHSDTEVLLASYIEWKEECVDHLNGIYAFAVWDEQKEQVFIARDRLGVKPLFYKYDSGRLLFGSELKAILSHPDVKAEVTLEGLSEIFGLGPSRTPGHGIYAGIKELRPGHAMTFSKNGLCIWRYWNVESKKHEDSFEETVEKTRFLLQDAITRQLVSDVPLCTFLSGGVDSSAITAIAAKEYARSGKGQLHTYSVDYEDNDKYFKANAFQPNSDAPFINLMTETFQTTHHRCVISNEQLAEYLTEAVLVRDLPGMADIDSSLLWFCREIKQDFVVGLSGECADEIFGGYPWFYREDDLQSSAFPWMRSTEAREQLLKKEWRNKLNLQQYVQRRYEESIQEVPILEGESPLEAKRRQLFYLNMVWFMTTLLDRKDRMSMGASLEVRVPFADHRLVEYAWNIPWEMKMYKNREKGLLRKALEDVLPHDILYRKKSPYPKTHNPHYTKAVTVWLQNLLTDKGSILHELFDKEQLSGLIQSGGSAFQTPWFGQLMTGPQLLAHLAQIHVWFKEYGVNIKE encoded by the coding sequence ATGTGCGGGATTACAGGATGGGTGGATTATAAACGCTCATTAGAAGGAGAAAGAGATGTCGTTACGAAGATGGCTGAGACGTTAGCGAAACGCGGTCCAGATGATAATAAAGTTTGGATTAAAGGTAATGTCGCATTTGGGCATAAACGGTTAATCGTTGTTGATCCTGAGGGTGGTAAACAACCGATGACTTGTTTAAAAGATGAAACGAATTATGCCATTTGTTATAACGGTGAACTTTATAACACAGAAGACATTCGAAAGGAATTATTAAGAAGAGGATATACGTTCAAAGGTCATTCTGATACAGAAGTATTATTAGCTTCTTATATTGAATGGAAAGAAGAATGTGTCGATCATTTAAACGGTATATATGCGTTTGCAGTATGGGACGAACAGAAAGAACAAGTATTTATTGCGAGAGATCGATTAGGTGTAAAGCCACTTTTTTATAAATATGATAGCGGACGCTTATTATTTGGTTCGGAGTTAAAAGCGATATTGTCGCATCCAGATGTGAAGGCAGAAGTAACATTAGAAGGATTATCAGAAATATTCGGACTCGGACCGTCAAGAACACCTGGCCACGGTATTTATGCTGGTATAAAAGAATTACGTCCAGGTCATGCGATGACATTTTCAAAGAACGGTTTATGTATATGGAGATATTGGAATGTGGAAAGTAAAAAACATGAAGACTCCTTTGAAGAAACAGTAGAGAAAACACGCTTTTTATTACAAGATGCGATTACAAGGCAGCTCGTTTCTGATGTACCACTATGTACTTTTCTATCAGGCGGTGTAGATTCGAGCGCTATAACAGCAATTGCTGCGAAAGAATATGCAAGGTCAGGAAAAGGGCAATTACACACATATTCTGTTGATTATGAAGATAATGACAAATACTTTAAAGCGAATGCGTTTCAGCCAAATTCAGATGCTCCGTTTATTAATTTAATGACTGAGACATTTCAAACAACCCATCATCGCTGCGTCATTTCGAATGAACAATTAGCAGAGTATTTAACTGAAGCGGTACTCGTTCGTGATTTGCCTGGTATGGCAGATATCGATTCGTCATTATTATGGTTTTGCCGAGAAATTAAACAAGATTTTGTCGTTGGCTTATCTGGAGAATGTGCAGATGAAATATTTGGTGGATATCCGTGGTTTTATAGAGAAGATGATTTACAATCGAGTGCATTTCCGTGGATGCGTTCTACAGAGGCACGTGAACAACTTCTAAAAAAAGAATGGAGAAATAAACTAAATTTACAACAATATGTACAAAGGCGCTATGAGGAATCGATTCAAGAAGTTCCTATTTTAGAGGGGGAAAGTCCACTAGAAGCAAAAAGACGCCAATTATTTTATTTAAATATGGTATGGTTTATGACAACATTATTAGACAGAAAAGACCGTATGAGTATGGGGGCAAGTTTAGAAGTACGCGTTCCATTTGCAGATCATCGTCTTGTCGAATATGCGTGGAATATTCCTTGGGAAATGAAAATGTATAAAAACCGCGAAAAAGGTCTATTACGTAAAGCGTTAGAAGATGTACTCCCACATGACATCTTATATAGGAAGAAGAGTCCTTATCCGAAAACGCACAATCCACACTATACAAAGGCAGTAACGGTATGGCTTCAAAATCTATTAACAGATAAAGGTTCAATTTTACACGAACTATTTGATAAAGAGCAGTTGAGCGGATTGATTCAGTCTGGTGGCAGTGCATTTCAAACACCGTGGTTTGGTCAATTGATGACTGGGCCACAGCTTTTAGCTCATTTAGCACAAATTCATGTTTGGTTTAAAGAGTATGGGGTAAATATTAAAGAATAG
- a CDS encoding helix-turn-helix domain-containing protein — protein MEFYDLGITIKELRIKKNISQSELCHGICSQSQISKIEKGMIYPSSILLYQLSERLGIDPNNIFALTQNKKFKYVENVKYVIKDCLKQKQYKELYEIVKKEKDEKNFQAKEDKQFLLWHEAIAVFEVNRSIKTALKLLNNALKLTLTNVDFLSEREIDIMQTMSIFYAENKEYDKSITILGRCLTNFNKLDFPRDKAIKLKIIFNLAKCLGMTYQYEEAVKYIDKGIKLAINLNTLYLLGELYYLKGWNLLRFKQQNEEDIANNMKKALFIFELTEKETLIKMVKEKYFENQTEKSHS, from the coding sequence ATGGAATTTTACGATTTGGGTATTACCATTAAAGAGCTTAGAATTAAAAAAAATATATCACAATCCGAATTATGTCATGGAATATGTTCGCAAAGTCAAATTAGCAAAATAGAAAAAGGTATGATTTATCCATCTAGTATATTGTTATATCAATTATCAGAAAGACTTGGTATTGACCCGAATAATATATTTGCATTAACTCAAAACAAAAAATTTAAATATGTAGAAAATGTAAAATACGTAATAAAAGATTGCTTAAAGCAAAAACAATATAAAGAACTTTATGAAATAGTGAAAAAAGAGAAAGATGAAAAAAATTTCCAAGCAAAAGAAGATAAACAATTTCTCCTATGGCATGAAGCAATTGCTGTATTTGAGGTGAACAGATCCATAAAAACTGCTTTAAAACTTTTAAATAATGCATTAAAACTAACTTTAACCAATGTTGATTTTTTATCAGAAAGAGAAATAGATATTATGCAGACAATGTCTATATTTTATGCGGAAAATAAAGAATATGATAAAAGTATTACTATATTAGGAAGATGTTTAACTAATTTTAATAAGTTAGATTTTCCGAGAGATAAAGCGATTAAATTAAAAATCATTTTTAATTTAGCGAAATGTTTAGGTATGACCTATCAATATGAAGAAGCGGTAAAATACATTGATAAGGGCATCAAATTAGCTATTAATCTAAATACTTTATACTTATTAGGTGAACTGTACTATTTAAAAGGATGGAATTTATTAAGATTTAAACAACAGAATGAAGAAGATATTGCAAATAACATGAAAAAAGCATTATTTATATTTGAACTAACAGAAAAAGAAACTCTGATAAAAATGGTTAAAGAAAAATATTTTGAAAATCAAACTGAAAAAAGCCACTCATAA
- the rocD gene encoding ornithine aminotransferase produces the protein MIQTKDIIELTDTYGANNYHPLPIVISKAEGVWVEDPEGNRYMDLLSAYSAVNQGHRHPKIINALIDQANRVTLTSRAFHSDQLGPWYEKVAKLTNKEMVLPMNTGAEAVETAIKTVRRWAYDVKKVEANRAEIIVCEDNFHGRTMGSVSMSSNEEYKRGFGPMLPGIVVIPYGDLEALKAAITPNTAAFILEPIQGEAGINIPPAGYLKEALEVCKKENVLFVADEIQTGLGRTGKVFACDWDDVTPDMYILGKALGGGVFPISCVAANRDILGVFEPGSHGSTFGGNPLACAVSIAALEVLEEEKLTERSLQLGEKLVGQLKEIDNPMITEVRGKGLFIGIELNEPARPYCEQLKAAGLLCKETHENVIRIAPPLVISEEDLEWAFQKIKAVLS, from the coding sequence ATGATTCAAACTAAGGATATTATCGAACTTACAGACACATACGGAGCAAATAACTATCACCCACTTCCAATCGTTATTTCTAAAGCAGAAGGTGTTTGGGTAGAAGATCCTGAAGGAAACCGCTATATGGACTTATTAAGTGCATATTCTGCAGTAAACCAAGGTCATCGTCACCCGAAAATTATTAACGCTTTAATTGACCAAGCTAATCGTGTTACGTTAACTTCTCGTGCTTTCCATAGCGATCAATTAGGTCCTTGGTACGAAAAAGTTGCGAAACTAACTAATAAAGAAATGGTACTTCCAATGAACACAGGTGCTGAAGCTGTTGAAACTGCAATTAAAACAGTTCGCCGCTGGGCTTATGATGTGAAGAAAGTAGAAGCAAACCGTGCTGAAATCATCGTTTGTGAAGATAACTTCCACGGACGTACAATGGGTTCTGTTTCTATGTCTTCAAATGAAGAGTACAAGCGTGGATTCGGTCCAATGCTTCCTGGCATCGTTGTAATTCCTTACGGTGATTTAGAAGCATTAAAAGCCGCAATTACACCAAACACAGCAGCATTCATTTTAGAACCGATTCAAGGTGAAGCTGGAATTAACATCCCACCAGCTGGTTACTTAAAAGAAGCTCTTGAAGTATGTAAAAAAGAAAACGTTTTATTCGTAGCCGATGAAATCCAAACAGGCTTAGGCCGTACTGGTAAAGTATTCGCTTGTGACTGGGACGATGTAACTCCTGACATGTACATACTTGGTAAAGCACTTGGTGGCGGTGTGTTCCCGATCTCTTGCGTTGCAGCAAACCGCGACATTTTAGGTGTATTTGAGCCAGGTTCTCACGGTTCTACATTCGGCGGTAACCCACTTGCATGTGCTGTATCTATCGCAGCTCTTGAAGTGTTAGAAGAAGAAAAATTAACAGAGCGTTCTCTTCAATTAGGAGAAAAATTAGTTGGGCAATTAAAAGAAATTGATAACCCAATGATCACTGAAGTTCGCGGTAAAGGTTTATTCATCGGTATCGAATTAAACGAGCCAGCTCGTCCTTACTGTGAACAACTAAAAGCAGCTGGTCTACTATGTAAAGAAACACACGAAAACGTAATTCGTATCGCACCACCTCTAGTAATCTCTGAAGAAGATTTAGAGTGGGCATTCCAAAAAATTAAAGCTGTATTATCATAA
- the katB gene encoding catalase KatB (Bacillus. Distinguish from KatB from KatA.), whose amino-acid sequence MNPNNRLTTNQGAPVGDNQNSRTAGRRGPVLLEDYHLVEKLAHFDRERIPERVVHARGAGAHGVFVTKNSMKPYTKAAFLQNEGTETPVFVRFSTVIHGQGSPETARDPRGFAVKFYTEEGNYDIVGNHLPVFFIRDAIKFPDMVHSLKPAPDTNIQTPDRYWDFMTLTPESTHMMTWVFSDYGTPASYREMEGFGVHSFKWINEEGKIVYIKYHWKPQQSVRNLNAKEVQEVQGKDFNHATRDLFDAIEKGNHPKWDLHVQVMQLDEMDSLDFDPLDPTKVWPEDRFPLIEVGTMTLNRNPKNFFAEVEQVAFSPSATVNGIEPSEDKLLQGRLFSYPDTQRYRLGANYLQIPVNCPYAAVHNQQRDGAMQMNQNPSTINYEPSRHAENPVEDKAYRDSTMKVEGYVSREKIEKPNDFKQAGERYRSFSKEEQDNLIANLTNDLKDVNERTKLLAVCNFFRADQEYGMRLAQALNVDITQYVGNAPK is encoded by the coding sequence ATGAATCCAAATAATCGCTTAACAACAAACCAAGGTGCTCCAGTTGGAGACAACCAAAATTCTCGTACAGCTGGTCGTCGTGGACCAGTATTATTAGAAGACTATCATTTAGTAGAAAAACTTGCACACTTTGATCGTGAACGTATTCCGGAGCGTGTTGTGCATGCACGTGGTGCAGGTGCTCACGGTGTATTCGTAACGAAAAATAGCATGAAGCCATATACGAAAGCAGCATTTTTACAAAATGAAGGAACTGAAACACCTGTATTTGTTCGTTTTTCAACGGTTATTCATGGTCAAGGTTCTCCGGAAACAGCTCGTGACCCACGCGGTTTCGCAGTTAAATTTTATACAGAAGAAGGAAACTACGATATCGTAGGTAATCATTTACCAGTTTTCTTCATTCGTGATGCAATTAAATTCCCTGACATGGTTCATTCTTTAAAACCAGCACCGGATACAAATATTCAAACGCCAGATCGTTATTGGGATTTCATGACGTTAACTCCAGAGTCTACACATATGATGACATGGGTATTTTCTGATTATGGTACACCAGCAAGCTATCGTGAAATGGAAGGTTTCGGTGTCCATTCATTTAAATGGATTAATGAAGAAGGTAAAATTGTTTATATTAAATACCACTGGAAACCGCAGCAAAGTGTACGTAACTTAAATGCGAAAGAAGTGCAAGAAGTGCAGGGGAAAGACTTCAATCATGCAACTCGTGATTTGTTCGACGCAATCGAAAAAGGAAATCATCCAAAATGGGATTTACACGTACAAGTTATGCAACTAGATGAAATGGATTCTTTAGACTTTGATCCACTAGATCCAACGAAAGTATGGCCAGAAGATCGCTTCCCGTTAATTGAAGTAGGGACAATGACGTTAAATCGTAATCCGAAAAACTTCTTTGCAGAAGTAGAACAAGTAGCGTTTTCTCCAAGTGCAACTGTAAATGGTATTGAACCATCGGAAGATAAATTATTACAAGGTCGTTTATTCTCTTACCCAGATACACAGCGTTATCGTCTTGGTGCAAATTACTTGCAAATTCCTGTAAACTGCCCATATGCAGCTGTTCATAACCAACAACGTGATGGTGCGATGCAAATGAATCAAAACCCATCTACAATCAACTACGAACCGAGCCGTCATGCAGAGAATCCAGTTGAAGACAAAGCTTACCGCGATTCGACTATGAAAGTAGAAGGCTATGTATCTCGTGAAAAAATCGAGAAACCAAATGACTTTAAACAAGCAGGTGAGCGTTACCGTTCATTCTCTAAAGAAGAGCAAGATAACTTAATTGCAAACTTAACAAATGACTTGAAAGACGTAAATGAACGCACGAAATTACTAGCTGTTTGTAACTTCTTCCGTGCAGATCAAGAATACGGTATGCGTTTAGCGCAGGCGTTAAATGTTGATATTACGCAATATGTAGGAAATGCTCCAAAATAA
- a CDS encoding YisL family protein, which yields MVHMHITAWALGLILFFVAYSLYSAGRKGKGVHMGLRLMYIIIIVTGFMLYMSIVKTATGSMHMWYGLKMLTGILVIGGMEMVLVKMSKNKPTGAVWGLFIVALVAVFYLGLKLPIGWKVF from the coding sequence ATGGTACATATGCATATTACAGCATGGGCGTTAGGTTTAATTTTATTCTTCGTTGCGTATTCACTTTATTCAGCAGGAAGAAAAGGTAAAGGTGTACATATGGGGCTTCGCCTAATGTATATCATCATTATTGTGACAGGCTTCATGTTGTACATGAGTATTGTGAAGACAGCAACAGGTAGCATGCACATGTGGTATGGCTTAAAAATGTTAACTGGTATTTTAGTTATCGGTGGAATGGAAATGGTTCTTGTGAAAATGAGCAAAAACAAACCAACAGGGGCGGTTTGGGGCTTATTTATTGTTGCGCTAGTAGCAGTATTTTACCTTGGGCTGAAATTACCGATTGGCTGGAAAGTATTCTAA
- a CDS encoding DUF2777 domain-containing protein: MIQRKHILYNQPRAHTVGNVEYINNEWVFFDDENDEAFLLEDIAEDGFEVLYNNNWLPARFYEQDVLQIANEQHHLQNGEMIRIRKKLLLSYNEWLEELPDSVFTLLTESLQSLHYSLYDCMYCHNYLSFLPKEESREGVNILLFDNEEMICTLQHHFVRHTTSNKNMFRFTKVNGEELHIDAT, from the coding sequence ATGATACAACGTAAACATATTTTATATAACCAGCCCCGTGCTCATACAGTCGGTAATGTAGAATATATAAACAATGAATGGGTATTCTTTGATGATGAAAATGATGAAGCGTTTTTATTAGAAGATATTGCCGAAGATGGGTTTGAAGTTTTATATAATAACAATTGGCTACCAGCCCGTTTCTATGAACAAGATGTATTACAAATCGCCAACGAACAACACCATTTGCAAAATGGTGAAATGATACGTATTCGAAAAAAGTTACTTCTTAGTTATAATGAATGGCTCGAGGAATTACCTGACTCCGTCTTCACATTATTAACTGAATCATTGCAATCACTTCACTACTCTTTATATGATTGCATGTATTGTCATAATTATTTATCTTTCTTACCGAAAGAGGAGTCACGCGAAGGAGTAAATATTCTTTTGTTTGATAACGAAGAGATGATTTGTACACTGCAGCACCATTTCGTCCGTCACACTACATCCAATAAAAATATGTTCCGTTTTACGAAAGTAAATGGGGAAGAGTTGCATATCGATGCGACATAA
- a CDS encoding ammonium transporter yields MNMGDTVFMFVTTVMVMLMTPGLALFYGGMVRSKNVLSTTMHSYSAMAIVSIQWIVIGYSLSFGPDWHGLIGTLDWFGLNGVTYAPNPDYSSTIPHNLFMMFQLMFAILTPALISGAFAERMRFSAFLIFILLWTTIVYNPVAHWVWGLGGWLRELGALDFAGGNVVHITSGVAGLVLAIFLGKRKNINGSSPHHLPFTMLGAGLLWFGWFGFNVGSALSLNDVALTAFINTNIAAAASALTWMLSEWFFQSKPTAMGAACGVVSGLVAITPACGFVTPFSALLIGAIGGIICFGAVFFLKTKFGYDDTLDAFGCHGIGGTWGGIATGLFATTAVNGDGANGLFYGNAALLFKQLIAIGATYAFTIIMTYAIIKAINFFLPVRVDEHEEHMGLDISMHGEKAYEHAERVN; encoded by the coding sequence ATGAATATGGGAGATACGGTTTTTATGTTTGTGACGACAGTAATGGTCATGTTGATGACACCAGGATTGGCACTTTTTTATGGAGGTATGGTTCGTAGCAAAAACGTACTCAGTACAACGATGCATAGTTATAGTGCAATGGCTATCGTTTCGATTCAATGGATTGTTATCGGCTATTCTTTATCATTCGGGCCAGATTGGCACGGACTTATCGGTACACTTGATTGGTTCGGTCTAAACGGAGTTACCTACGCACCAAATCCAGACTACTCATCTACTATTCCTCACAATTTATTTATGATGTTTCAACTCATGTTCGCCATTTTAACTCCAGCTTTAATTTCAGGTGCATTCGCTGAAAGAATGCGATTTTCTGCCTTTCTTATTTTTATCCTTCTATGGACAACAATCGTTTACAATCCTGTCGCTCATTGGGTATGGGGCCTCGGTGGGTGGCTAAGGGAACTTGGTGCACTAGACTTCGCTGGCGGAAATGTCGTTCACATCACTTCCGGAGTTGCCGGTCTTGTATTAGCTATTTTCCTTGGAAAACGAAAAAACATAAATGGTTCTTCTCCTCACCATTTGCCATTTACAATGTTAGGCGCAGGCTTATTATGGTTTGGCTGGTTCGGTTTTAACGTTGGCAGCGCATTATCCTTAAACGACGTAGCTTTAACTGCATTTATTAATACAAATATAGCCGCTGCTGCCTCTGCTCTAACTTGGATGCTTTCTGAATGGTTCTTCCAATCAAAACCGACCGCGATGGGAGCTGCTTGCGGAGTTGTTTCTGGTCTAGTAGCTATTACACCAGCCTGCGGGTTCGTTACACCTTTCTCCGCCCTTCTTATCGGAGCAATTGGTGGTATAATATGCTTCGGCGCCGTTTTCTTCCTAAAAACAAAATTCGGGTATGACGATACACTTGATGCCTTTGGATGCCACGGCATCGGAGGAACTTGGGGCGGTATTGCAACAGGACTATTTGCAACTACTGCCGTAAACGGGGATGGCGCAAACGGATTATTTTACGGAAATGCCGCGTTACTGTTTAAACAACTTATAGCGATTGGCGCAACATATGCATTCACGATCATCATGACGTATGCCATTATTAAAGCGATCAACTTCTTCCTCCCCGTTCGCGTCGATGAACATGAAGAACACATGGGTCTTGATATTTCAATGCATGGCGAGAAGGCTTATGAACATGCAGAGCGAGTAAACTAA
- a CDS encoding alpha-amylase family glycosyl hydrolase produces the protein MRFTWIIGIIFLQLKNWGMRVGKIWTRKLFICFCLAVVLFVPIHTFADEKREWRDEVIYSIMIDRFNNGEPKNDKQLEVGNLEGYQGGDIRGIIKRLDYIKEMGFTTVMLSPLFESGKYDGLDVRNFKKVNEHFGTENDVKELVKEAQAKGMKVVFQFPLGENEQQVIDAMKWWIKEVDLDGSYVIHSEKKPRSFWDNAQKDMQVIKKDFRIMTKEDSEYNEKIVESFSKADVSVKSLYDVSKKEGEFVTFLDDQETKRYARIAKENMYYPPSRLKLALTYLLTSPGIPNFYYGTEIALDGGSVPDNRRLMDFKSDEKFMQHITKLGELRQARPSLRRGTFELLYDNSGMSILKRKYKNEVTLVAINNTKETQKVSLPASTIGEKQELRGLLEDEIIREENGGFYLVLKREESNVYKVNGETGVNWLFISLIVGVNVLFIAFLIAVKRKRR, from the coding sequence ATGCGTTTCACTTGGATAATTGGTATAATATTCTTACAATTAAAAAATTGGGGGATGCGTGTGGGGAAAATATGGACTAGGAAACTATTCATTTGTTTTTGCTTAGCTGTTGTTTTGTTTGTACCAATACATACTTTTGCAGACGAAAAAAGAGAGTGGCGAGATGAGGTTATATACTCCATTATGATTGATCGCTTCAATAATGGAGAACCGAAAAATGACAAACAGTTAGAAGTTGGTAATTTAGAAGGGTATCAAGGCGGGGATATAAGAGGAATTATAAAAAGGTTGGATTACATAAAAGAAATGGGTTTTACTACCGTTATGCTTTCGCCACTTTTTGAAAGTGGAAAGTACGATGGATTAGACGTGCGAAATTTTAAAAAGGTAAATGAACATTTCGGGACAGAAAATGATGTGAAAGAACTTGTAAAAGAAGCTCAGGCAAAAGGAATGAAAGTTGTATTTCAATTTCCGCTTGGAGAAAACGAACAACAGGTAATTGACGCAATGAAATGGTGGATAAAAGAAGTTGATTTAGACGGAAGTTATGTTATACATAGTGAAAAAAAGCCGCGTTCCTTTTGGGATAACGCGCAAAAAGATATGCAAGTGATAAAGAAAGATTTTCGTATTATGACAAAGGAGGATAGCGAATACAACGAAAAAATAGTAGAATCGTTTTCCAAAGCGGATGTATCGGTGAAATCGTTATACGATGTGAGTAAAAAAGAAGGAGAATTTGTTACGTTCTTAGATGATCAAGAAACAAAAAGATATGCGCGTATTGCAAAAGAAAATATGTATTATCCGCCATCACGTTTAAAACTGGCGCTTACATATCTGTTAACATCACCTGGAATTCCGAATTTTTATTACGGAACTGAAATTGCATTAGATGGAGGAAGTGTACCCGATAATAGACGATTAATGGATTTTAAGTCAGACGAAAAATTTATGCAGCACATAACAAAACTAGGTGAACTTAGACAGGCGAGACCGTCTTTACGACGCGGTACGTTTGAGCTATTGTATGATAATAGCGGGATGAGCATACTAAAACGAAAATATAAAAATGAAGTAACTTTAGTAGCAATTAATAATACGAAAGAAACACAAAAAGTCTCCTTACCTGCAAGTACGATTGGTGAAAAACAAGAGTTAAGAGGATTGTTAGAGGATGAAATTATAAGAGAGGAAAATGGGGGATTTTATCTCGTTTTAAAGCGTGAAGAATCAAACGTGTATAAAGTTAACGGAGAAACAGGTGTGAATTGGTTATTTATCTCCTTAATCGTTGGTGTGAATGTATTATTTATTGCGTTTTTAATTGCAGTTAAAAGGAAACGTAGATGA
- the hemH gene encoding ferrochelatase, which translates to MTKEKIGLLVMAYGTPESLDDVEAYYTHIRHGRKPSEEALEDLIGRYKAIGGISPLAKITKEQAHKLTDSMNNIFTEYEFTCYLGLKHTAPFIEDAVEEMKRDGIEQAISIVLAPHYSTFSIKAYNDRAIRLSKEIGGPVIEPIEQWYDEPKFISYWTDQIKETFTKIEDKEKTVVIFSAHSLPETIIAAGDPYVEQLQHTADLIAGAANIQNYTTGWQSAGNTPDPWIGPDVQDLTKDLYEEHGYESFIYCPVGFVAEHLEVLYDNDYECKVVTDELNAKYFRPNMPNAQSAFIDCLAEIVSKKVKEIVDKDLVLNNN; encoded by the coding sequence ATGACAAAGGAAAAAATAGGTTTACTCGTAATGGCGTATGGAACACCAGAATCATTAGACGATGTAGAGGCATATTATACACATATCCGTCACGGACGTAAGCCATCAGAAGAAGCGCTTGAAGATTTAATTGGGCGCTATAAAGCGATTGGTGGAATTTCGCCGCTTGCAAAAATTACGAAAGAGCAGGCGCATAAATTAACAGATTCAATGAATAACATATTTACAGAGTATGAATTTACTTGTTACTTAGGTTTAAAACATACTGCGCCATTTATAGAAGATGCTGTAGAAGAAATGAAGCGAGATGGAATTGAGCAGGCGATTAGTATCGTATTAGCACCGCACTATTCTACATTTAGCATTAAAGCGTATAATGACCGTGCTATTCGTCTTTCAAAAGAAATCGGTGGTCCTGTGATTGAACCAATTGAACAATGGTACGATGAACCGAAGTTTATTTCGTATTGGACAGATCAAATAAAAGAAACATTTACAAAGATTGAAGATAAAGAGAAAACAGTTGTAATTTTTTCGGCGCATAGTTTGCCAGAAACAATTATTGCAGCAGGGGACCCTTATGTGGAGCAATTGCAGCATACAGCAGATTTAATTGCGGGGGCTGCCAATATTCAAAACTATACAACGGGTTGGCAAAGTGCTGGGAATACTCCAGATCCGTGGATTGGTCCAGATGTGCAAGATTTAACGAAAGATTTATATGAAGAGCATGGGTACGAATCTTTCATATATTGCCCAGTTGGCTTTGTGGCAGAGCATTTAGAAGTTTTATATGACAATGATTATGAATGTAAAGTTGTAACTGATGAATTAAATGCTAAATATTTTAGACCAAATATGCCGAATGCACAATCTGCATTTATCGACTGTTTGGCTGAAATTGTTTCCAAAAAAGTGAAGGAAATAGTTGACAAAGATTTAGTTTTAAATAATAATTAA
- a CDS encoding YajQ family cyclic di-GMP-binding protein, translating to MAKDSSFDIVSKVELPEVTNAINIALKEIQNRYDFKGSKSDIKLEKEVLVLTSDDEFKLDQVKDVLISKLVKRNVPIKNLDYGKVEAATGNTVRQRATLQQGIDKDNAKKINNIIKEMKLKVKTQVQDDQVRVTAKSRDDLQAVIAAVRSADLPIDVQFINYR from the coding sequence ATGGCAAAAGATAGTTCTTTTGACATCGTTTCGAAAGTAGAATTACCTGAAGTAACAAACGCAATTAATATCGCATTAAAAGAAATCCAAAACCGATATGACTTTAAAGGAAGTAAAAGTGATATTAAATTAGAAAAAGAAGTACTAGTTTTAACTTCTGACGACGAGTTCAAATTAGACCAAGTAAAAGACGTTTTAATTTCTAAACTTGTAAAACGTAACGTTCCAATTAAGAACTTAGATTACGGAAAAGTTGAAGCTGCAACTGGCAACACTGTTCGCCAACGCGCAACACTTCAACAAGGTATCGATAAAGATAACGCTAAAAAAATTAACAACATCATTAAAGAAATGAAATTAAAAGTAAAAACACAAGTACAAGACGATCAAGTACGTGTTACAGCGAAAAGCCGTGATGACTTACAAGCAGTAATTGCAGCTGTTCGTAGCGCTGATTTACCAATCGACGTACAGTTCATTAACTACCGCTAA